The following proteins are co-located in the Cyanobacteriota bacterium genome:
- the glmM gene encoding phosphoglucosamine mutase — protein sequence MIASFVQPISMTEAARVGLTLPKSPLFGTDGIRGKVGDLLTAPLALQVGFWAGQVWQEVAPTGGTVIVGQDSRNSSDMLATALTTGLTAAGLNVWQLGLCPTPAVAYLTQALGAIGGVMISASHNPPEDNGIKFFGADGVKLPKALQQKIEAYLRENHKTLAINGSRVATSHQRPELVDTYMQSLQASLATAGLADDRPLQGLRIVLDLAWGAAVRTAPTVFEALGAEVICLHPLADGDRINVNCGSTHLAVLQAAVLEQGADMGFAFDGDADRVLAVDAQGRAVDGDYILYFWGRALQQTNQLPHNTIVSTVMANLGFERAWNQLGGVLLRTPVGDQYVHAEMMRTGAVLGGEQSGHILCSHYGISGDGLLTAIHLAGLVKQQGTSLATLMDQSFQPYPQLLKNVRVDDRERRLNWQSCDAVQAAIANAEAAMGDQGRVLVRASGTEPVIRVMVEAADVDLAHYWTDSLVATLQHHLLG from the coding sequence ATGATAGCGTCGTTTGTACAGCCGATCAGCATGACTGAGGCAGCAAGAGTGGGTCTTACCCTGCCGAAGTCGCCCCTGTTTGGAACTGATGGTATTCGGGGCAAGGTAGGAGATTTATTAACCGCTCCCCTAGCCCTTCAGGTTGGTTTTTGGGCAGGCCAAGTCTGGCAAGAGGTTGCACCCACGGGGGGTACCGTGATTGTGGGTCAAGATTCTCGCAACTCTAGCGACATGCTGGCAACGGCCCTAACCACAGGACTAACCGCCGCTGGACTGAATGTTTGGCAACTTGGGCTATGTCCTACACCTGCGGTTGCCTACCTGACTCAAGCCTTAGGGGCGATCGGCGGCGTGATGATTTCCGCTAGCCACAACCCACCAGAAGACAATGGCATCAAGTTTTTTGGTGCAGATGGGGTCAAGTTGCCGAAAGCATTGCAACAAAAAATCGAAGCCTACCTGCGAGAGAACCATAAGACCCTAGCGATAAATGGCAGCAGGGTAGCAACCTCTCATCAACGGCCTGAACTGGTGGATACCTACATGCAATCGCTGCAAGCATCCCTTGCGACTGCTGGGCTGGCAGACGATCGTCCGCTTCAGGGCCTGCGCATCGTGTTGGATTTAGCCTGGGGTGCCGCTGTGCGCACGGCACCCACCGTGTTTGAAGCCTTGGGAGCAGAGGTAATCTGTTTGCATCCCTTGGCCGATGGCGATCGCATTAATGTTAACTGTGGTTCTACCCATCTTGCCGTGCTGCAAGCAGCCGTATTGGAACAAGGCGCTGATATGGGGTTTGCCTTCGACGGAGATGCTGACCGCGTGCTGGCAGTAGATGCTCAAGGACGCGCTGTAGATGGTGACTATATCCTGTACTTTTGGGGACGAGCACTTCAGCAAACTAACCAACTGCCTCACAACACGATCGTCTCCACAGTCATGGCTAATCTAGGCTTTGAGCGAGCTTGGAACCAACTGGGGGGTGTGCTGTTGCGCACTCCTGTTGGTGACCAGTATGTCCATGCCGAAATGATGCGGACTGGGGCCGTGCTAGGGGGAGAACAATCGGGACATATTCTCTGTTCCCACTATGGAATCAGCGGTGATGGCCTACTAACTGCTATTCACCTAGCGGGACTAGTGAAACAGCAAGGTACATCCCTGGCAACCCTGATGGATCAGAGCTTTCAGCCCTACCCCCAACTGCTGAAAAATGTGCGGGTTGACGATCGGGAGCGTCGCCTCAATTGGCAAAGCTGTGATGCCGTGCAAGCAGCGATCGCCAACGCTGAAGCTGCCATGGGCGATCAAGGTCGAGTGCTGGTGCGAGCATCAGGTACAGAACCTGTAATTCGTGTCATGGTAGAGGCCGCCGATGTTGACCTTGCCCACTATTGGACAGACTCCCTAGTAGC